The genomic region TGTTTATGTCTTCctttccccataaaaaaaaataaaaaaatatcactaTGTAATTGTGATGGAGAACGTCCTCACGAAAAGCAGAAACCTACGTCTGGTTTCCATatgtaaccccttaaaggggttctctaagaTGACGCCTGCTTGTTTGACCCGTTAGGGCATAGGGACAACAAAGAGGGGTGTCTCCCACCAGAATGATCGCCATGTAATACTCCATTCCCCCTGCAGGGTGCCGGAAGCGGGACTCAGGGCAATCAGCTGATCATCCCTGACCCGCATCCTGAAAGCAGCTGCCTCCTCTATTCAGCCAGGTCTATCCATGCAGGGCCCATAAGGGGGTCATCACTTAGATTTCCAAATATACTGCTGACCTGTACTTCAGTAATACAGATGAAGAACTAcaaattaacattccccattttctccaattaaaggggttgtttcacaagGACATAGCCGGTCCTTAAGACCTATTACGGCCCTCTCCAGGACCACCCTTATCTATGTATGGCCATGCATTTGAAAGGTTCCCATGGCTGCAGTGTGAAGGGCTTCCTCTGTCGAGGGTTAGAGAAATCGGTTCAGGGGTGGTTTTCCATCTGTTGCTCATGAACCAGGAAGATCAGTATGAACAACAACCTAAAAACCGCTTTAGTAGTACTGTGAAAGGCCACGGAAAGATGACAATTTGATTTGGCGTATCCACTGGGGAACTGCAAGTACCATCATGCCCAGTAAGCCTCTCTCATATCTCTGCGCACAATGCACCTTGAGGGGACGCACACCGGAACACGTCACGCATTGATAATGATATTTTGtgattgaaaattggaaaaataggggggggggggagctctgTCCCGGTTTTCTAGCACCATACCACACAATGTACATAGTGTAAAATGCTAATATAAAAGAAGCAAGGGTCTACAGTTTTCGGCACCGACTGTTCTCCTAATTTTAACCACACGAGGAACAGACGCACTTAACCAGCTATTTAACAAATGGGCCCCTTTCAAACTAAGGAGAAAAATAACTAGATCGGGTTTAACGAGGTTTCCTCCGCTTGCTCGTCTACCAACAGTTGGATGCAGTATGTTTTGCAATGAAGTTACACAGAAAACTCCAGGAGAGATTTGCTAGACGACCACAAGCCCACAGCGAGCTCGGAGTTATTCCTTTTCCCGTCCTATGTTTGAAATTTACAGTAAGTGGCTGGTCAAGGCTGGTGAATGGAAACCATTCCGCTGCCAGAGGGCTCGTAAACCAAAGCTGACGACACCCGCGCGGCCAAGAAACTCCACCAGACGTCAATGCGTTCACCATTTGTGCCTGCAGCAATACCTTACTGCAGCTGTGCACATTGGGTTGGGGGTCGGCATTTAACTGTGGGACCTCTTAACGAAGATGACAAAATAATCAATCAATTGCAGCAGAATAATTTACTATGACGAGGTTAGCAACCCTACAACCCGGGGCCAGATTGTAAAGATTTCATTGTAGCAAAGATTGTTCCAAAAATAAGAAGACGTTCCTTCTCTACTATTGGGATGAATGGCTGCTTTGTGCCGATGTTATTTCACGCagagctcagtaaagtagcaccacgcTGACACCAATAAATAAACGCAGTCGGGCGCTTTATTGCCGAATTCGATGAGAATTTCTCATACTGTACAGATCTCCCCACAGCGTGATCATTTATATACAATTTCCCTGGCCCTGGCTACTGTCTATGCCTggcaattttacaaaaaataaaaaatactctgaCCAATTGTAGTACCCCTCCTGACCACTAGTTGCGCTGTTTCCCCATAAACAACCATGTGACATAACAGCTCAAATTCAGACAAAACTATGATTTTTGAACTGCAAAAACTCTAGAATGGAGAGCTTCCCCGAAATGGGAGACTGTGCATTATACTCAGCAGGAAGAGGTCTAGGACGCTAGTATTTTCAGAAAATAAGTGGTACCAGTCCTTTAACATTCACTTCCAAAAGAAAAGACCTATTCAGTGGGCAAGTAAAACTCTCTGAAGCCCTGAACGTACAATGTGTGGCTTCACGTCACCTCGATTTCTCTAGATTATGAATGGCTCCTTCCACCACCTAAAGCTGTGATGGTTAAGATTATAAAGTCTCTGTTCATGAGCACGTGGTGGCGACCTGTGGTTTCTCTAAATGGTGCGTTTGTCACACGCACACGACACGGCTTTCCATTAACTAAACCAACAGAACAGAGGGGGGCTGACACATTTTGCTATTTAAAAGCCACAAAATGAAGGAATTAATTGCAATAGCAAAACTATTAGTAAATATTACTAAGTGTGAAGAATGGGAACCACATGCTGGAGGGTCGGGTGGCTATCTCAGGAATCGGAAGCCAAAAGTAGTAGTGGGTTAAACTAGGTGTGGACTATAGGCTCAGTCCACACACAGATTTTACAGCAAAATCGCAATAAATCCTAGACGAAATCAACATGTCTAGCATGCAGATTTTGTTTTGAACCTCAGTTTTACAATATGCACTGACAGAACTGTATTGCACTGTAAATTGCTGCTGATTTTTCAATTTCTGAcgtatatctggcgcagattgcagAGCAAAGCTTAATAGTGCCGCAATCAGACtattccccgctcacgccaggtctacaaAAAGGGGAACTGGCGTACATTTAGACAGGCAGTGGATACGCCCATTCGGCACATTCACCGCCagctaaaggggtattaagaccggcatctaataCGACCCCCAGTGTCCTCATATTCTAGATTTCATTCAAACTCAGTTCTATAATTCAGGATCATAGATGACTGggtttcctttatttattttctataggttcgcaaaaaatatggacatacggattTTATCCCGCAAATGACAGAACATGTCCCTATTCTCATCCAAGAATAgccatttatattaaaggggttgtctcacgtgaGACCTTGGTGTCAGACAAGGGATCCACTCCTACCTCCGCCCCAAAAGTGAATACACggccgtcctccattcatttctgaggGACTGACGAAAATATCTTAgctctggcttggctatttctggcagtcccatagaagtgaataaagcCGTGGCCGCATTCGCCATTCGTTTCTgttggacttccgaaaatagctgagtgagcGATATACCATCAGTATCCCAGATgataaaaacccctttaatgggagaaggtatctgtattttgcagatcagcaGTTTGTGCACTGCAAAACAGATATGATCGAGTGCATGTGGCCTAAATAGTAGAGGATAACCTTGAATGTAGCTTCGTTGATGAGGGGAGTCTTGTACTGGTTCCCTGCACTCAGTAGGGCATGGGACCACGCAGGGCTTGCTCTTTCTCCACGGTCTGCCTCGATGGCACGCCTGCCTTTATGGATGCTGGGACCAGCATGATTTCTTGCAGATATGGTGCATTCTTTGCATTTATTTTAATATCTATATTTTATTTCACAGGATTGAGAAGAAGATAATTCCCGGCGTTTGAAATTTTCACTTACAAACGAAGGACAATGACATCTCTGAACGTGGTCCCTCTGTTACTCCTTGTGGTTCTGGGGGTCACTTATGGTGGCAGCACTCAAGAATTTCAGAACAGTGAGGGCTCGGAGCCAGAATTTATCTATATGAACAGAGAGAGGCGGGCGGCAGACTCCTCGGATAAATGCAGCTACACCTTTATCGTCCCCCAGCAGAAAGTCACCGGGGCCATTTGCGTGAACTCCAAAGAGCAGGAGACGGCGTTCGAGAGCCGACTGCACAAACAAGAGATAGAACTTTTGAACACTGAACTTCTCAAGCAGAAGAGACAGATCGAAACCTTGCAACAGCTGGTGGAGGTGGACGGGGGCATTGTGAACGAGGTCAAACTCTTGCGGAAAGAGAGTCGGAACATGAACTCGAGGGTGACCCAGCTCTACATGCAGCTGCTGCATGAGATTATCAGGAAAAGGGACAACGCGCTGGAGCTCTCCCAGCTAGAGAACAAGGTTCTGAACCAAACCACAGAAATGCTACAACTCACTAATAAGTATAAGGATTTAGAGCACAAATACCAGCACTTGGCCTCTCTAGCGagtaaccagtctattgtcatTGCACAACTTGAAGaacaatgtcaaaaaatgccGCAATCTCGGCCCATACCACAACCGCCCCAGCAGCCACACCGGGTGCACCCGCCTCCCAACTATAACCGCATTAACCAAATATCTACCAACGAGATACAGGGAGACCAAAACCTAAAGGTGCTTCCACCTCCTCTGCCTACAATGCCAGTTGTGACCAGCATACCAACCTCTACTGACAAaccttcaggtaagtataatgctgcacaAGTATCGGTAACATATGAACTAATGTGATCTGCGTTCTTTCCCACTCATCCTGtccatttacttatttatttgtgAGAAGTTCATGAATTTTCAGATTccatctacatatatatatatacacatgtgccAAGAAGCCGTTCGGCAGCCACGTGGAATCTAGCTCCCGTTGGAGGATGTGGTTTACAGCCCTGACCACACCAAAACCATGGTGCAATAGAGGCTGATTCTGTGCGGCTGTCGGCGCCTTTTTGGTGTGGGATCCAAGCCAAATTCTGCTGTCACGAGGCGCCGTGTGAACATCCCCTTAAACACTGCTGCATGTggccttaaaggggatgttccCTTTTAGACAGTGATGGCttattactaggatatgccatcgatATCACATAGGAGCGGGTCTCAAAGGTGGGACCCGAACTTAACTCCAGAATAGGACCCCTGAGCTGAAGGAGAGCACACAGCGCACGTGCaaagtgctctccattcattgctatggaagTCCTTAAAACAGCAGTTTTtaaaagtcccatagcagtgaatggagaagagcGGCCATCTTTCCATACAGCCATAGCGGTGAACGTGAGGCTGCTCTCCGTTCACTTCAGCAGTTCTGTAGATAGTAGCGGGACCTGCACCTGACATTtatgggagtacccctttaaagggcatctgtcagcagttttgtacttatgacactggctgacctgttacatgtgcgcttggcagctgaagacaacacagatgacttcagtggccaagtgcacatgtaacaggtcagccagtgtcataggtacaaaactgctgacagatgccctttaagtggcGCTAGCACTGCTTCCGTCTTAGGAGTGCGGCTGGGCTGCAGATACATGTGTCATATACCGCTATTGGCCTGGCACAGACGGCTTACAGAAGGAAAGTACATAAGCGGCAAGCCATTTTCCAGCCCCGGTAAACGTCTGTAATACATGTCCGCAATAAACACGTATCACAGATGAAACCGCATCAGAGGATTTTCACATATTTTAGATTGCAGCTTAAAAAAGCTTGTAGACATGTCTGACAGACGGACACCCTGCAGAGTGTTTTCTTCACTTCTTCTAGATTCCACGCCGTATTTTGTGAATAATTTCCATTATCATTAAAAGCAAAACGTTGAGGAAAGCATCTGTCTGAGCTTATTGAGAAGACAGACATCGCTCGCAACAGGCTCCCTGGAAATTGAAATTAATTAGGACACATAATTAAAGTCTCAGAGAATTGCCAACCTCTGAACCAAGTCCAAGCACACTGGCACAAAGTGCGGCGTTTGGAAAAAGGATTAAACGAAGAGCAGGTTTTAATATGGAATATTGTAGTGGAGGGTGGGGGGTAATGACATGGAACATATGCCAAGTAAGCAAGTGCGCGCAACTGCTGTCACGCTCTTAAAGAGACAAGACGCTTATGAACACCGAGTACATGGAGCCGCCAGACAGGGACCCAAAAGTTATAATGTGCTAGTGTTATCATTTACGATTTCTGTGACCATACGGACTGTTCTCCGttttgggtccgcaaaaaaaaaaaaggtattgcacgcacgcaccttccggattgcggagccattcaagtgaacaaataatagggggcactgtgggagccattatttatactgaggggcactatgggggggggcattttttaaACTGGGCAACAATATGGGAGCCTTTCTTGATACTGGAGGCCATTATGGATACTGGGGGACACCTTGGTGGCCTTTTTagatactggggggcactatggagaaactGGATGtccaggggcactatggggggcattatgtacACAATAAGGGgaactgcaggggttgggatgtGAAAAAAAACCacgtattagggtccattcacacgtcagtatttttacctttccagataaacgttcctgttttttgcggatccgaaaatctggatgacatgaggatgcttttagcatgtcttccagattttcgacggatccattgactagaatgggatgacggaacgcaaaatcggacaaatagcaggacagggtatattttttttccaggatccgAATAACGGAAGCCacggaacggaatcacggaatcggagagcaccatgagtgctgtccgattatttgcggattccattgaaaatgaatggatccgcataacgttccgtttttaatcggaacggatgcggaacaccaaaacggacgtgtgaatggaccctaaatgcctattaaaaactgatgcaaaacagctgttaaaaaaagtcagaaaatggatgcacgcACGGGTGCAAAATTGGCATGAAAAACGGACAGCTTATCAGTTTTTAACGGGCAATTATATGAATGCACCTTTAGATATCATGCCATTCCTATCGTATATCATGTAGATTTGGAGAAATTAAACATGGGAAGAAGTCTTCGCTATACACACAGACATTTCTCGTTTGCTCGGGGTCTAGAAGCATTTTATACAGTCACTGAAACTACCCCCAAAAGCACCAAATGAAGTCAGACAATGAGGACATACTTTCCACAGCAGACTAATCCCTTCCCCATCCAGCAGATATCCCCTGAAGGATCTCTAGGAGGATGACGTACATGGAGATCCCAGCCATAAGCCTCTGTAGAAATTGCAGAGATTTGCATGCTATTTCACAAATCTACAGGTTCCAGCGCTTTCCTATTTCCAGCTGATCCATTCCTCCAATCATAGAGAAATCTGAATGCCTTTGGTGTGCAGATATCATTAGTCCACGTGGACTGACCTCATCTGAAGTGCATCTCCTGGACCCCAGAGACTAAGAAGATTACCAGAAACTCCTGGCCTCTCTCTCGAACTTACCAGGTTTCCGGACTTCAGATCACGGCCACAATGCTATGTTTTCTTAATCCGTAGCATAAGAAGTTATCATAATTATCGTGGGCTGCAAGGAACCCCCTGGGGAAGGAGAATTTGGCAGAAAGGGAAAACTGACCCACCAGGGTTCAGAGGTTTGAATGCTTTGACCCACCATGGGAGGCGCGGCGTTCGTCACCAGGGCCCATGTTAAAATTCCCGGCTGCTTCTAGATAAAAGTCAGTTTAAGCAGGGAGGTTAATCAACACCGAAAAGTCAACTATAAAGCACAAAGCCAAAAATTAGAAGAAAATTGCTCCTTTCTAACAAGTTCTGGTTGAAGTAATGCTGCACGCTTCTTTTACCATATCTGTAATAACCAAATCTTCAGGGATTAATCAACATTTAGCAGAATCAACATTTAACAAATGGCAAACACAGTATTAATTTGCTGGTGaacgacatgtcctatttttggccactTTGATGGTCAGACGGCCCCGTTTTTATCAGCCGTTTAGAAaggagtgcacccatctaacGGGAAGCAAGAGCGAGCACTCCCAGCACGCCTGTGTTGTGATATTTTATATCTATACAGGTGGCACTAATAAGGGGCATAATCCATCATGGGGGCATATAAGAGGTGCCTAAGTTATCCTGGGGCACAAAAGATGGG from Bufo gargarizans isolate SCDJY-AF-19 chromosome 9, ASM1485885v1, whole genome shotgun sequence harbors:
- the ANGPTL2 gene encoding angiopoietin-related protein 2; this translates as MTSLNVVPLLLLVVLGVTYGGSTQEFQNSEGSEPEFIYMNRERRAADSSDKCSYTFIVPQQKVTGAICVNSKEQETAFESRLHKQEIELLNTELLKQKRQIETLQQLVEVDGGIVNEVKLLRKESRNMNSRVTQLYMQLLHEIIRKRDNALELSQLENKVLNQTTEMLQLTNKYKDLEHKYQHLASLASNQSIVIAQLEEQCQKMPQSRPIPQPPQQPHRVHPPPNYNRINQISTNEIQGDQNLKVLPPPLPTMPVVTSIPTSTDKPSGPWKDCLQALEDGHDTSGIYLVKPENTNRLMQVWCDQRHDPGGWTIIQRRVDGSVNFFRNWETYKQGFGNIDGEYWLGLENIYWLTNQANYKLLVTLEDWQGRKVFAEYASFRLEPESEFYKLRLGRYDGNAGDSFTWHNGKQFTTLDRDHDVYTGNCAHYQKGGWWYNACAHSNLNGVWYRGGHYRSRYQDGVYWAEFRGGSYSLKKVVMMIRPNPNTFH